Proteins encoded in a region of the Rutidosis leptorrhynchoides isolate AG116_Rl617_1_P2 chromosome 9, CSIRO_AGI_Rlap_v1, whole genome shotgun sequence genome:
- the LOC139866230 gene encoding karrikin insensitive 2 receptor CA, protein MITTPSLNKKTTHLSHFETTQHKHPNQTISQSVTNMGVVEQAHNVKILGSGAQTIILAHGFGTDQSVWKHLVPHLVEDNSYKVVLFDNMGAGTTNPEYFDFDRYSTLEGFAYDVIGILEELQVSSCIFVGHSVSAMIGAVASITRPDLFSKILMISASPRYLNDVDYFGGFEQEDLDQLFQALESNFKAWCSHFAPLAVGGDMESVAVQEFSRTLFNMRPDIALSIAQTIFQSDMRHLLCHVVVPCHIIQSMKDLAVPVVVSEYLHQNLGGESIVEVMSTDGHLPQLSSPDVVVPVLLRHIRCDIVV, encoded by the exons ATGATCACCACCCCTTCATTAAACAAAAAAACCACACACCTTTCACACTTTGAAACCACACAACACAAACACCCAAACCAAACAATCAGTCAGTCAGTCACCAACATGGGTGTTGTTGAACAAGCTCACAATGTTAAAATCTTAGGTTCGGGAGCACAAACAATAATTCTAGCCCATGGGTTCGGTACGGACCAATCAGTATGGAAACATCTTGTACCACATCTTGTGGAAGATAATAGTTACAAGGTTGTTTTGTTTGATAACATGGGTGCTGGTACGACAAATCCCGAATACTTTGACTTTGATAGGTATTCGACACTAGAAGGTTTTGCGTACGATGTGATTGGCATTTTAGAAGAACTTCAAGTCTCTTCTTGTATATTTGTGGGCCACTCCGTTTCAGCTATGATCGGGGCCGTTGCTTCGATCACTCGTCCTGATCTGTTTTCGAAAATCTTGATGATTTCTGCTTCACCGAG GTATTTGAACGATGTGGATTACTTTGGTGGGTTCGAGCAAGAAGATTTGGACCAACTATTCCAAGCACTCGAATCAAATTTCAAAGCATGGTGTTCTCATTTCGCACCATTAGCTGTTGGCGGCGATATGGAGTCTGTAGCAGTTCAGGAATTTAGTCGAACACTTTTCAATATGAGACCGGACATAGCCTTAAGCATTGCACAAACCATATTTCAAAGTGATATGCGACATCTTTTGTGTCATGTTGTAGTTCCATGTCATATTATTCAAAGCATGAAGGATTTAGCGGTTCCTGTTGTGGTTTCTGAATACCTTCACCAAAATCTGGGTGGTGAGTCGATTGTTGAGGTGATGTCGACCGATGGTCACTTGCCACAGTTGAGCTCACCTGATGTCGTGGTTCCTGTGCTTCTTAGGCACATTCGTTGCGACATCGTTGTGTAG